A portion of the Drosophila innubila isolate TH190305 chromosome 3L unlocalized genomic scaffold, UK_Dinn_1.0 0_D_3L, whole genome shotgun sequence genome contains these proteins:
- the LOC117787534 gene encoding uncharacterized protein LOC117787534, whose protein sequence is MEENLWLAKTLTDMMISDIHTDCKFVIETASGNKAFSGHKLIFSCASEVFETMLFGNYSESLSGEVTLTDVEPEIFEIFREFMYSGSTKLRQLPLDTILKLAVFGDKYHVKSLTEACERQLLLLKGTCNTEQLLLIYQFSHSVNSQELIKKIGKALKNDVKNYQNSTQHPRFHLKLSIHEFKSYIEVVDGVLCEPKRFKLIDSYLRYGNFDACLDHTDIPNVNGNIINELIGMIDFLKFSAEEFHDGPGRSKLLSDAEKYNHLYLIATGKLRRALIKEKKERKERKERKGRCNNKKPFKNSLQIST, encoded by the exons ATGGAAGAGAATCTTTG GCTAGCAAAAACATTGACAGACATGATGATATCTGACATTCACACGGACTGCAAATTTGTGATAGAGACTGCATCTGGCAATAAAGCTTTCTCTGGCCATAAATTAATCTTTAGCTGTGCCTCCGAGGTCTTTGAAACTATGCTCTTTGGAAACTACAGTGAGTCTCTAAGCGGAGAGGTCACTTTAACAGATGTTGAGccagaaatatttgaaatatttcgtGAATTTATGTATAGCGGATCCACAAAGCTGCGCCAACTTCCATTGGATACGATATTGAAGTTAGCAGTGTTCGGAGATAAATACCATGTGAAGTCACTCACAGAGGCTTGCGAGCGTCAACTGCTTTTACTAAAGGGGACCTGTAATACGGAACAACTGCTGCTCATATATCAGTTTTCCCATTCAGTAAATAGCCAGGAATTGATCAAGAAGATCGGAAAGGCGCTGAAGAATGACgttaaaaattatcaaaatagtACGCAGCATCCAAGATTCCATCTAAAATTGAGCATTCACGAATTCAAGAGCTACATTGAGGTGGTTGATGGAGTTCTATGCGAGCCAAAGCgctttaaattgattgattcTTATCTTCGCTATGGAAATTTTGATGCTTGCTTGGATCACACGGATATTCCCAATGTCAATGGTAATATAATTAACGAACTTATTGGAATGATAGATTTTCTGAAGTTTTCGGCCGAAGAGTTTCACGATGGACCCGGCAGATCCAAACTGCTGAGTGATGCCGAGAAGTATAACCATCTTTATTTGATTGCCACTGGCAAATTAAGAAGGGCTCtcataaaagagaaaaaggagagaaaagagagaaaggaGAGAAAGGGAAGATGTAACAATAAAAAACCGTTTAAGAACTCGCTTCAAATATCAACATAA